A genome region from Christensenella minuta includes the following:
- a CDS encoding undecaprenyldiphospho-muramoylpentapeptide beta-N-acetylglucosaminyltransferase: MSKKIVLTGGGSAGHVTPNLALIPGLSEHGIEVHYIGTAEGIEHTLVHGVPYHVIEAGKMRRYASAKNISDIFKIFKGYGQAKKILRGLRPDLVFAKGGFVSVPVAWAAAKLKIPVILHESDYTPGLANRLCTKKAQKICLSFDTRGAAGGKGILTGSPIRSDLLTGNRAAGLEKLGFSGSKPVLLIMGGSLGAQAINDAVDAGIDELAKRYSIVHLRGKGKLNPALEGNPDYRQFEYVEDGLNDIFAAADLALSRSGANAIFEFLALKLPALLVPLPLSASRGDQILNANYFQKRGYAKVLEQENLTRDTLLEALSDLEAHRQELTLNMAQSTEADGTNNVLNIILESIGVK; this comes from the coding sequence ATGAGTAAAAAGATTGTATTGACAGGCGGCGGCAGCGCCGGACATGTTACGCCGAACCTCGCCCTCATTCCCGGGCTTTCGGAGCACGGCATCGAGGTGCATTACATCGGCACAGCGGAAGGAATCGAGCACACGCTTGTACACGGCGTTCCTTACCACGTAATCGAGGCGGGAAAGATGCGCCGCTATGCAAGCGCCAAAAATATCAGCGATATTTTCAAAATTTTTAAAGGCTACGGACAGGCCAAAAAAATCCTGCGCGGCCTCAGGCCGGATCTTGTTTTTGCCAAGGGCGGTTTTGTATCCGTTCCCGTCGCATGGGCGGCGGCAAAACTTAAAATCCCGGTCATTCTGCACGAAAGCGATTATACGCCCGGCCTGGCCAACCGGCTGTGCACGAAAAAGGCGCAGAAAATATGCCTTTCGTTCGACACGCGCGGAGCGGCGGGCGGCAAAGGGATTCTGACCGGTTCCCCGATCCGCAGCGACCTTCTGACCGGCAACCGGGCCGCCGGTCTTGAAAAACTGGGGTTTAGCGGCTCAAAACCCGTGTTATTAATAATGGGAGGATCTTTGGGCGCACAGGCGATCAACGACGCCGTCGACGCGGGAATCGACGAACTGGCAAAACGGTACAGTATTGTCCATCTCCGCGGGAAAGGAAAGCTTAATCCCGCACTGGAAGGCAATCCCGATTATCGGCAGTTTGAATATGTGGAGGATGGCCTCAATGATATCTTTGCGGCGGCCGATCTCGCGCTTTCACGCTCCGGCGCAAATGCGATTTTTGAATTTCTTGCATTGAAGCTCCCGGCGCTCCTCGTACCACTTCCTCTGTCCGCAAGCCGCGGAGACCAGATCTTGAATGCGAATTATTTTCAGAAACGCGGCTATGCAAAAGTGCTTGAACAGGAAAACCTGACCCGGGATACGCTCCTTGAGGCCCTGAGCGACCTTGAAGCACACCGGCAGGAGCTTACGCTGAATATGGCGCAAAGCACAGAGGCAGACGGTACGAACAATGTCCTCAATATTATTTTAGAGAGCATTGGTGTAAAATGA
- a CDS encoding methyltransferase, translated as MNIQNFVENYHILPAAERKEGLSCIIKEGKLQTVYNQAKGANTRAALRVIADADGRAADFVRANIDGILKFLRTGDAKVRMHAAQIIGNTCAGEYLDELIDAIMHEQTMFALPSYLLAIGRAKNDRAKHFLDSYQLRSDLDKHREEEKAALDKALAGFIMRKKARVRILPTDIVMLASPNPNVTYAQCTDAGLKPKKLGRYIAVSGLNDFYDIYQLRTYTDAYIYLGSASMADLPSFLAQRERAVIQRTGVTGYRLEVRSVTHEVRLDIIKKCVAAMKELINTPSSYSIEIMIEMDGDKAQVFLNPLTDERFAYRKKAIPASINPGVAASVCAYASEFFNPDARVLDNFCGSGTMLYERGFYPHHSLTGADINMTAVEAAKENSRYAHVHPQFHYIDCLKFTAKKYDEIIVNMPFGLRVGSHSKNERLYKAYFRILPGILTDEGLAVLYTHEKQLTEQLIRACGSFDVLKRATFDAGGLYPAVYVLRKTAK; from the coding sequence ATGAATATTCAGAATTTTGTCGAAAACTATCACATCCTGCCTGCGGCAGAACGCAAGGAAGGCCTTTCCTGTATCATCAAAGAAGGAAAGCTCCAAACCGTATACAACCAAGCCAAGGGGGCGAATACGCGTGCGGCTTTGCGCGTGATCGCGGATGCGGACGGCCGCGCGGCCGATTTCGTGCGCGCCAATATTGACGGCATCCTGAAATTCCTGCGTACGGGCGACGCTAAGGTACGCATGCATGCCGCCCAGATCATCGGCAATACCTGCGCGGGCGAATACCTCGACGAGCTGATCGACGCGATTATGCACGAACAGACAATGTTTGCGCTTCCCTCTTACCTGCTGGCCATCGGCCGGGCCAAAAACGACCGGGCGAAGCACTTTTTGGATTCCTACCAGCTGAGAAGCGACCTCGACAAGCACCGCGAAGAGGAAAAAGCTGCGCTCGATAAGGCCCTCGCGGGTTTTATCATGCGAAAAAAAGCGCGGGTACGCATCCTGCCGACGGATATCGTGATGCTCGCTTCCCCGAACCCGAACGTAACCTACGCCCAATGCACCGATGCCGGCCTCAAACCTAAAAAGCTGGGGCGGTATATCGCTGTTTCGGGCCTGAATGATTTTTACGATATTTACCAGCTGCGCACTTATACGGACGCATACATTTACCTCGGATCCGCATCCATGGCGGACCTTCCCTCGTTCCTCGCGCAACGTGAGCGCGCCGTCATCCAGCGGACCGGCGTAACGGGCTACCGCCTCGAAGTGCGCAGCGTTACACATGAGGTGCGGCTGGATATCATCAAAAAGTGCGTCGCGGCAATGAAGGAGCTGATCAACACGCCTTCCTCCTATTCCATTGAGATCATGATTGAAATGGATGGAGACAAGGCGCAGGTCTTTTTGAATCCGCTCACGGACGAGCGCTTTGCTTACCGCAAGAAAGCGATTCCCGCCAGCATCAATCCCGGAGTCGCCGCCAGCGTATGCGCCTATGCGAGCGAATTTTTCAATCCCGACGCACGTGTGCTGGATAATTTCTGCGGCAGCGGCACGATGCTTTATGAGCGGGGATTTTATCCGCACCATTCCCTGACTGGGGCGGATATCAACATGACGGCGGTCGAAGCCGCCAAGGAAAACAGCCGCTATGCCCACGTCCATCCGCAGTTCCACTACATCGACTGCCTCAAATTCACAGCAAAAAAATATGACGAAATCATTGTCAATATGCCCTTTGGGCTGCGCGTAGGCAGCCACTCCAAAAACGAACGGCTCTATAAGGCATATTTCCGTATCCTGCCCGGTATTCTGACGGATGAAGGACTTGCCGTGCTGTATACGCACGAAAAACAACTGACCGAGCAGCTCATCAGGGCGTGCGGCAGTTTCGACGTGCTCAAGCGCGCGACCTTTGATGCGGGCGGTCTTTATCCGGCCGTTTACGTACTGCGCAAAACCGCCAAATAG
- a CDS encoding MFS transporter, which yields MVHTFKRTIHACYRGYIVQAAINNLAPLLFVIFQQQFELSLSMIGNLIFLNFGTQLVVDAIAVKFADKIGYRKCMVTAHILCAVGLVALGILPNVITPYAGLCLAVILYAIGGGLIEVLISPIVDAVPGDDKASAMSLLHSFYCWGQVLVVLLSTVFLQVFGHGLWIILPVLWAVLPLANGLSFLKVPIPTPAEEHEKIPIKKLLASKIFMIAMIMMLCAGAAELSMAQWSSLFAERALGVSKVMGDLLGPCLFAVFMGLGRTFYGLWGKRINLTGALLVCSVLCVASYLLASLANNPVFALMGCSLCGLAVSLLWPGMLSYSSECYPGGGTAMFGILAICGDIGCSIGPWITGFVSEGAQNSPALVAQAAADGFTPEQIGLRIGLLSAILFPIIIVGGIIAMKRMRKTEKLPGRVEAEPER from the coding sequence ATGGTACACACATTCAAACGCACAATCCATGCCTGTTACCGGGGATATATTGTGCAGGCTGCGATCAACAACCTGGCCCCGCTGCTGTTCGTCATATTCCAGCAGCAATTTGAATTATCGCTTTCCATGATTGGGAACCTGATTTTTCTGAATTTCGGCACGCAGCTTGTCGTGGATGCGATTGCGGTGAAATTTGCGGATAAAATCGGTTACCGTAAATGTATGGTGACGGCGCACATCCTTTGCGCGGTGGGGCTGGTGGCGCTCGGGATCCTGCCGAACGTCATAACGCCTTATGCCGGTCTGTGTCTCGCGGTGATTCTTTATGCGATCGGCGGCGGCCTGATCGAAGTGCTCATCAGCCCGATTGTAGATGCGGTGCCGGGCGACGATAAGGCCTCGGCAATGAGCTTGCTGCACTCCTTTTATTGTTGGGGACAGGTACTGGTGGTGCTGCTCTCCACGGTATTCCTGCAGGTATTCGGACATGGGTTGTGGATAATCCTGCCCGTTTTGTGGGCGGTACTGCCCCTTGCGAACGGTCTCAGCTTCCTGAAGGTGCCGATCCCTACGCCCGCGGAGGAGCATGAGAAAATACCGATCAAAAAATTACTTGCGTCAAAGATATTTATGATCGCAATGATAATGATGCTGTGCGCGGGCGCGGCCGAATTATCGATGGCGCAGTGGTCGTCCCTGTTTGCGGAACGGGCGCTTGGCGTATCGAAGGTGATGGGCGATTTGCTCGGCCCCTGCCTGTTCGCCGTATTTATGGGCCTTGGAAGAACGTTTTACGGACTGTGGGGGAAGCGGATCAACCTCACGGGTGCGCTGCTCGTATGTTCGGTTTTATGCGTGGCGTCTTACCTGCTTGCTTCGCTGGCCAACAACCCGGTGTTTGCGCTGATGGGATGCTCACTTTGCGGCCTTGCAGTCAGTCTGCTTTGGCCGGGCATGCTCAGCTATTCCTCGGAATGCTACCCGGGCGGCGGTACGGCGATGTTCGGGATACTTGCGATCTGCGGGGATATTGGATGTTCCATTGGGCCGTGGATCACGGGTTTTGTATCGGAAGGGGCGCAAAATTCGCCCGCGCTCGTTGCGCAGGCAGCGGCGGACGGATTTACACCGGAGCAGATCGGCCTCAGGATCGGGCTTTTATCTGCCATCCTGTTTCCCATTATCATCGTTGGCGGGATCATAGCAATGAAGCGGATGAGAAAGACGGAAAAACTGCCGGGGAGGGTAGAAGCGGAACCGGAGCGGTAA
- a CDS encoding flavodoxin family protein translates to MGKTIVVLTGSPRKGGNSDRMADAFIAGARGAGHTVEKIETASLDVKGCRACDGCYRGGRACFFDDDFNGIARAVLEADAVVFATPLYWFSFPAQIKNVIDKFYAFVAGGKEFKGKECALLTCGGDTEEKAFDGLVRSYELIAEYLGWKDRGRLVAAGVNARGAIGETDGLMRAEKLGAEF, encoded by the coding sequence ATGGGAAAAACTATCGTAGTATTGACGGGAAGCCCGCGTAAGGGCGGCAACAGCGACCGTATGGCGGACGCGTTTATTGCGGGCGCGCGTGGCGCGGGACATACCGTGGAAAAGATTGAGACGGCTTCCCTCGATGTGAAGGGCTGCCGCGCGTGCGACGGATGCTACCGGGGAGGCAGGGCATGCTTTTTCGACGATGATTTCAATGGTATCGCGCGGGCTGTGCTGGAAGCGGACGCGGTTGTGTTTGCAACGCCGCTGTATTGGTTCTCTTTTCCCGCTCAGATCAAAAACGTAATCGATAAATTCTATGCTTTTGTAGCCGGCGGGAAAGAATTCAAGGGAAAGGAATGCGCCCTTCTTACCTGCGGCGGGGATACGGAAGAAAAGGCGTTCGACGGCCTTGTGCGCAGCTATGAGCTGATCGCGGAATATCTTGGCTGGAAAGACCGCGGCAGGCTGGTAGCCGCCGGCGTGAACGCCAGGGGTGCGATTGGGGAAACGGACGGGCTTATGCGTGCGGAAAAGCTGGGAGCAGAATTCTGA
- a CDS encoding MarR family winged helix-turn-helix transcriptional regulator: MEYDVLKLENQLCFPLYACSREIVKKYTPLLAEIGLTYTQYIVMLVLWEQKKTTAKELGERLHLDSGTLTPLLKRLEANGLVSRFRAPEDERNLMVALTGKGGELQAKAADIPGRIGPCINLSPEEAVTLYSLLYKILDCV, encoded by the coding sequence ATGGAATATGACGTTTTAAAACTGGAAAATCAACTTTGCTTTCCCTTATATGCCTGTTCCCGTGAAATTGTTAAAAAGTATACGCCGCTCCTGGCGGAGATCGGCCTTACCTATACGCAGTATATCGTAATGCTGGTACTGTGGGAGCAGAAAAAAACAACTGCAAAGGAACTTGGCGAAAGGCTGCATCTCGATTCCGGGACGTTAACGCCCCTGCTCAAGCGGCTGGAAGCAAACGGACTGGTTTCGCGTTTCAGGGCCCCGGAGGACGAACGCAACCTGATGGTTGCCCTGACTGGAAAAGGCGGGGAGCTGCAAGCAAAGGCCGCGGATATCCCGGGCAGGATCGGACCGTGTATCAATTTAAGCCCGGAGGAAGCCGTGACGCTGTACAGCCTGCTTTATAAAATCCTTGACTGCGTATGA
- a CDS encoding glutathione peroxidase — protein sequence MSIYEMTVKKTDGGDQALDEYKGKVLLIVNTATGCGFTPQYAGLQELYEKYRERGFELLDFPCNQFGSQAPGSDEEIHSFCTGRFGITFPQFAKIDVNGENEAPLYTFLKKQKGGLMGGNIKWNFTKFLVDREGNVAGRYGSAESPRKLDKKIAALL from the coding sequence ATGTCGATTTATGAAATGACCGTAAAGAAAACGGACGGCGGGGATCAGGCGCTTGACGAATATAAAGGAAAGGTGTTGCTGATTGTAAATACGGCGACAGGATGCGGTTTTACCCCACAATATGCCGGACTGCAGGAGCTGTATGAAAAATACCGGGAGCGGGGATTTGAACTATTGGATTTTCCCTGCAACCAGTTTGGCAGCCAGGCCCCCGGCAGCGATGAGGAGATTCACTCATTCTGCACGGGCCGCTTTGGTATCACGTTTCCCCAATTTGCCAAAATCGATGTGAACGGAGAAAACGAAGCGCCCCTATACACATTCCTGAAAAAGCAGAAGGGCGGATTGATGGGGGGAAATATCAAGTGGAATTTTACGAAATTTCTTGTCGACCGCGAAGGGAATGTGGCCGGACGCTACGGTTCTGCGGAAAGCCCGAGGAAACTTGATAAAAAAATAGCCGCATTGCTTTGA
- the bioB gene encoding biotin synthase BioB, translating to MMTVRELREKATGGCPVSREEAIFLAGTELSELCRAADEVRQAVCGDTFDLCSIVNGKSGSCPEDCKFCAQSAHYKTDTKFYGLLGMGEILKAARRNRACGVRRFSIVTSGKRLTDGEIEQLCAVYRKIGEECGLSLCASHGLLSRRQFDMLRQAGVSRYHNNLETSRGYFRRICTTHSYDDKIAAIRAAQDAGFTVCSGGIIGMGESMEDRIDLALTLRELEIRSVPLNILNPVEGTPLGGSPVLDGEEAERTAAVFRFLLPRAQIRLAGGRINFRDRGRRMLRSGVNAAITGDMLTTAGITAKQDTEMIWSCGFRL from the coding sequence ATCATGACCGTGCGGGAGCTGCGGGAGAAGGCAACGGGAGGCTGCCCGGTCTCAAGGGAAGAAGCCATCTTCCTTGCCGGAACAGAGCTCTCCGAGCTGTGCCGGGCTGCAGACGAGGTCCGGCAGGCCGTTTGCGGCGATACATTCGATCTGTGCTCGATTGTCAACGGGAAAAGCGGCAGCTGCCCGGAAGACTGCAAATTCTGCGCCCAGTCCGCGCATTATAAAACCGATACAAAATTTTACGGACTGTTGGGTATGGGGGAAATCCTCAAGGCTGCGCGGAGGAATCGTGCGTGCGGCGTGCGGCGGTTTTCCATCGTCACTTCCGGGAAACGGCTTACGGACGGGGAAATAGAACAATTATGTGCGGTCTACCGAAAAATAGGGGAGGAATGCGGGCTTTCCCTGTGCGCGTCTCATGGCCTGCTTTCCCGCAGGCAGTTCGACATGCTTCGGCAGGCGGGCGTTTCCCGTTACCACAACAATCTGGAAACCTCCCGCGGGTATTTCCGCAGGATATGCACGACGCATTCCTATGACGATAAAATTGCGGCTATCCGCGCGGCGCAGGATGCCGGGTTTACCGTGTGCAGCGGTGGGATCATCGGCATGGGGGAAAGTATGGAAGACCGGATCGACCTGGCCCTCACCCTCAGGGAACTGGAGATTCGTTCCGTTCCGCTCAATATCCTTAACCCGGTAGAGGGAACACCGCTCGGCGGAAGCCCGGTGCTGGACGGGGAAGAGGCCGAGCGCACAGCGGCGGTATTCCGTTTTTTGCTCCCACGGGCACAAATACGGCTCGCGGGCGGGCGGATCAATTTCAGGGATCGGGGCAGGCGCATGCTGCGCTCCGGCGTGAACGCGGCAATCACGGGGGATATGCTCACGACTGCGGGAATCACAGCCAAGCAAGACACTGAAATGATATGGTCGTGTGGGTTTCGGCTGTAA
- a CDS encoding biotin transporter BioY, whose amino-acid sequence METTAKQRITTRNMVLCALFAALIAIGAFIRIPVPYVPITFQGFFVLLAGFLLGPKYGAASMLIYIAVGLVGIPVFTEGGGIMYVLKPTFGYLIGFAVCAFVVGIRTRRLKKLTVGRLFVTGMIGMIPVYIIGMLYFYFIMNYALDTPVGMWAAVWSCIVLVLPADVLRCLLASWIAKRMIPALKKNGGAS is encoded by the coding sequence ATGGAAACGACAGCCAAACAACGTATCACTACCAGAAATATGGTCTTATGCGCACTTTTCGCCGCCCTGATTGCGATTGGGGCATTTATCAGGATTCCGGTCCCTTATGTGCCGATCACCTTCCAGGGCTTCTTCGTTTTGCTCGCCGGCTTCCTTTTGGGGCCGAAATATGGGGCGGCCTCAATGTTGATCTATATTGCCGTCGGGCTTGTCGGGATTCCGGTTTTTACGGAAGGCGGCGGGATCATGTATGTACTGAAACCGACGTTCGGCTACCTGATCGGCTTTGCGGTATGCGCCTTTGTGGTAGGGATACGTACCCGGAGGTTGAAGAAGCTGACGGTTGGCCGTCTTTTTGTTACGGGTATGATCGGCATGATACCGGTCTATATCATTGGAATGCTGTACTTCTATTTCATCATGAATTATGCGCTTGATACGCCGGTCGGCATGTGGGCCGCGGTCTGGTCGTGCATCGTGCTTGTCCTTCCCGCCGATGTTTTGCGGTGCCTGCTTGCTTCGTGGATCGCAAAGCGGATGATCCCGGCGCTGAAAAAGAACGGGGGCGCATCATGA
- a CDS encoding type II toxin-antitoxin system HicB family antitoxin has translation MCKYSYPAIFKKEYSLYIGRFPDLNCCISFGHSFEDAYEMAEEELVLLLYALELEQRRLPPPTSIDDLRRHCRDIVLLVTTDTASVSAPKE, from the coding sequence ATGTGCAAATACAGCTATCCGGCTATTTTCAAAAAAGAATATTCCTTATACATCGGCCGGTTTCCGGACCTTAACTGCTGTATCTCTTTTGGGCATTCATTTGAAGACGCTTATGAAATGGCGGAAGAAGAGCTGGTGCTGCTCCTATACGCTTTGGAGCTCGAGCAGCGGCGGCTGCCCCCTCCTACGTCTATCGATGATCTTCGCCGTCATTGCAGAGATATTGTCTTGCTTGTTACAACGGATACCGCGTCAGTTTCCGCACCAAAAGAATAA
- a CDS encoding Gfo/Idh/MocA family protein, producing the protein MDTIRIGMIGAGFMCKLHSIALKNYPMYFFPPEANVALQCIADSNVRLAEEGMARYGYKEYEEDWTKLIARGDVDAIDIVTPNWVHREMALEALKSGKPVFCEKPLSNTLEGAREVYEAARSARVVNAVGYNNRCIPAVTLAKQMIESGQLGEIYTFRTQYMQDWAIGEDVPMEWRLDIDKAGSGALGDICSHAIDLARYLVGNFAKVAAKSRTIIKKRPVSESAVLGLKKKREVLGYQEVKVDDEVEFLVEFTNGATGIFTSSRFAYGHKNTLDFEVYGSRGALKFTNEYLWELQYYSGTDPEDRQGYKKIKMGPMHPYGMSFWPIADLGVGYADLKCAEMSHFIEAVSKKDPFLVSASFYDGYKACQIIDAVQRSAREEKWVGITDD; encoded by the coding sequence ATGGATACAATCAGAATCGGTATGATCGGCGCGGGCTTTATGTGCAAACTGCACAGCATTGCCCTTAAAAATTACCCGATGTATTTTTTCCCGCCGGAGGCGAATGTGGCGCTGCAATGCATTGCCGACAGCAACGTCCGTCTCGCGGAGGAGGGGATGGCCCGTTACGGATATAAGGAATATGAAGAAGACTGGACAAAGCTAATTGCCCGCGGCGACGTGGACGCCATCGACATCGTGACCCCCAACTGGGTTCACCGTGAAATGGCCCTTGAAGCACTCAAAAGCGGGAAGCCCGTTTTTTGTGAAAAGCCCCTCTCCAACACGCTGGAAGGCGCGCGCGAGGTTTATGAGGCGGCGCGCAGCGCGCGCGTAGTGAACGCGGTCGGCTATAACAACAGGTGCATCCCCGCCGTTACGCTGGCAAAGCAAATGATCGAGTCGGGCCAGTTGGGCGAGATTTATACGTTCCGCACCCAGTATATGCAGGACTGGGCCATTGGTGAGGATGTGCCGATGGAATGGCGCCTCGATATTGACAAGGCGGGAAGCGGCGCGCTTGGAGATATTTGTTCGCATGCGATCGATCTCGCCAGGTACCTGGTGGGCAATTTTGCAAAGGTGGCTGCGAAAAGCCGTACGATCATCAAAAAACGGCCGGTCTCAGAATCCGCCGTATTGGGCTTGAAAAAGAAGCGGGAGGTGCTTGGTTACCAGGAGGTGAAGGTGGACGACGAGGTGGAGTTCCTCGTGGAGTTCACAAACGGGGCGACCGGGATATTTACGTCGTCCAGATTTGCCTATGGGCATAAAAATACGCTTGATTTCGAGGTTTACGGCAGCAGGGGTGCGTTGAAATTCACCAACGAATACCTGTGGGAGCTTCAGTATTACAGCGGAACAGACCCGGAGGACAGGCAGGGGTACAAAAAGATTAAAATGGGACCGATGCATCCATACGGAATGTCGTTTTGGCCGATCGCAGACCTTGGCGTCGGCTATGCGGATCTGAAGTGCGCGGAAATGTCGCATTTTATCGAGGCGGTCTCCAAAAAAGACCCGTTCTTGGTAAGCGCGAGCTTTTACGACGGCTATAAGGCCTGTCAGATTATCGACGCGGTACAGCGGTCCGCCCGTGAAGAAAAATGGGTTGGGATCACGGACGACTGA
- a CDS encoding cupin domain-containing protein: MSGGIAGWKPVKKYAWNYKEIPDDPGMDDLMPGFEIQYIITGDTVPDNDKAIFGHCVFPPRSAHYKHQHLNAIECVYTIRGKVINGFTTPDGDVETVCEPGTVAYAPQGSVHWTRNPFDEEAEFVFAYYGCNSVDDSGYVDLRPQFENK; this comes from the coding sequence ATGAGCGGTGGAATTGCAGGGTGGAAACCCGTCAAGAAGTATGCATGGAATTACAAGGAAATCCCGGACGATCCGGGAATGGACGACCTGATGCCCGGATTTGAGATTCAGTATATCATCACAGGGGATACAGTGCCGGACAACGACAAGGCGATTTTCGGGCACTGCGTGTTCCCGCCGAGGTCGGCGCATTATAAGCATCAGCATTTGAACGCGATTGAGTGCGTTTACACCATCCGCGGCAAGGTAATCAATGGATTTACGACGCCGGATGGAGACGTGGAGACGGTATGCGAGCCGGGGACAGTCGCTTATGCGCCGCAGGGGTCTGTTCACTGGACGCGGAATCCCTTCGACGAGGAAGCGGAATTCGTGTTTGCCTATTATGGGTGCAACAGCGTTGACGACAGCGGCTATGTGGACCTGCGTCCGCAGTTTGAAAATAAATAA